The Leopardus geoffroyi isolate Oge1 chromosome C1, O.geoffroyi_Oge1_pat1.0, whole genome shotgun sequence sequence GAGCAAGGCCCCAGTTGGAGGTATAGGATAAAAGCAATTATATTTAACCAAaaacttataataataataattataatagaagaaaatttgtCAACATTCTTAGTTATTTTAGGACAATGGAGTTGTAACCTGtggagtatttttattttcactagcctttgtattttcattagtaagcttttatttctcatgtagtgggaaaaaaattatataatcagGAATACTTCAGAAACCCCCCAAATCTTTATTTGCttaatgaacaaaaacaaaaacaaaaaaaaaaggaaaagaaggaagaacatcTTCCTACACCTGAGTGCACAACATGCAGAAGGCATCCCACTTTGTGTGCCTTCCTTTCAGGTGTATGGTCTTGGTCTCAGATGTCCCATGGCCCTATGGCAGTGTGGGCCAGGGGTTGGTGCTCTCCCAGGTTGCTCTGAGGACTCTGGGCACAGACTGGGTGGAGGCCATCTCTGAGAACATGAAACCATCCATTTGCCactttaattctcttttctcccatgTAAATGAATCCAAAGATACACATCTCCTAATGGCTACTTTCCCAGCAAAAAGCTGGATCAAAGGCAATGCCAGAAAAGATGGCTAGAACGTGATGAGTGTGCTACCTCCCTGCAGAATGCCATAATTACTGCCAGCCCCAGCGGCGGTCACCAGGGCCCTGCCCCAAATGGTAGAGggttgtataaataaataagcgaCACTTGAAGAAGAGTGGCATCACGAGAATCTGTGCAGTGCCAGGCTTGATGGCTCACAGATAATGTGATTGGGCAGGACCAAGCCCTCTCCTTTCATGGAAAAACAATAAGAGAAGACTCTACCACAGGCTCTCTTGCATCGTGGTTTCTCAAGAAACCATACAGCTGGCCTTGCAAAAGGACTTGTAAGTCCTCCCAGACCAAGCCAGCTGGGGGTGGCACTGTGAGCTGGGCCAGTACTATATGAAAGGGCTGGCACACAATCACAAGGATGTCTTGCTTTGAAGCTGTGAAGCTGGAAGACAACTTAGAGCTCACTTTCATGAGTCCCTCACATGCAAATGTCAGCTGTAGAGATGGCAACAAGGAACCAGTTACTGAACCTGTCCTAACTGCCCCTCTTGCTTCCACATGACCAAATACTCCAGCCAGGGATATGAGCACAAGCACATCCTGGGAGGCTTTATTGACAATAACGAGCCATAACCACTTCTGTGCCACAGGTTTTGATGctcagcaaagaaacagattGGTAAATACAGTAAGTCTATTGCCAAACACATAAAGATGCTAAAATACAAACTGATCATAAAATTCAAATCAGGGTATTTTCAGCTGTACCTGGTGCATGAAACCTCATCTGCAGAGCTCCATGCTCTCTCCCAGGCTGGAAAGAAATGCTGCTCAGACTGAGGGTTTATGCTCTTTCCAACAGAAACGCTCACATTGTCTCTCACCTATACCACCCAGAACCTCCTAACTGGCTTGTGAGGTTCCAAGTTCACCTTCTAGTCCTGCCTCCAGTGGAAGGCAGCTAAGGTAGACTGGCTAAAATCCCAATCTAAACATGTCACTCCCTTGTGCAAAATCCTTAAAAGGCTCCTTTTTGCCTAAATAACAGCTCGGATAACTTGACCAGTCATGGGAAACTCTTCTGGAGCTGGCCCCCACCTTCTTGTCTGGCTTTACCTTGccacttctctctccttctagaGCTGTGCAGCCCAGCAACAGGTAACCCCTGGCACTTCTGGCACAGCAGAGAGTTTCTGGCTTGCATGACTTTACACTTGTCTGTCCTCTATCATTCTTCTCCTTCCATCAAGTCCTCCTCTGAGGACTGGGCTGGGCTGGTCTTCTTCTCCATCAGAACCCAACTGAGAGGTTACCCGCTCCAGGAATCTTCCTCCACTGTCCCCAGCAGGCTGGTCAAATGCCCCTTTCTGTGGTCTCAGAGCATCCACACCTTTCTCCTGTAACACTTGCCCTGCCATATTCTGTCCATCTGTTTACATTGGGCTGTAAGTTCTTTGAGAACAGATACGGCCCGGCACACAATGAAGATATTCAATAACGATAAATGAGTGCATGTTCAGCAGTTTTGGatgcacttttccaaagaaaaggagTTTACTCTGAGGTGAGGCCCTGGCTACAGTGTTGCTTACCCTCCACACATGTGTCATTCCCAGAATTCAGAGATTGGAGAGGGAGACGGGACTGAATATGGGTGGCCTGGGGCTGAGAAAAGGGCATCCCTGGCATTGATTGCTTTCAATGACAGACAAGAGGTAGATCCTGCCAGTCCTCCCCCCAATCTCACCTGGGAAGTGCAGCCTGCCTCTGAGCAGATTTCTCAACTTGGAAGGTGAGATTCCAAGTGAACTCTGCACTCTCAACTGTGTAGCCAAGGTAATTTGTGTCACCTCAGTGGGAGAAggggtctcagtttcttctcctGCAGAATGAGAAGAGTCTCACTGAGGTGTGGAGAGGAGTGACCTGTGAGATGGTATATGCAAAGCCCTTGACATGAGAAACTGAACTTAGAAAGCCAGAACACAAAAGCACTCCGGAAGCTGGTCAGCGCTGAGAGTCCTCACCCCTATCTGCTGTGGCACCTGTCATGTTCTTCCATCTGCTGAGTGGTACAGCAGGCTTGATGGGGAGAGAGGGTGttaaagaaaaggaaggcaaatATCTTTGAAGGCAAGCAGATTTATAGGGTCATTCCCTCCACCCCATTACCAAACTGTGCCCCAGACCCCACAAATCACAGTATAAGCTAGATGCGGACTTTTGCATGACTGAGCATAGAATTTGCCAAATGTGGCATGGAATGTGCTCAGTGCCTCAGTATCTGAGTGAGGAAACCCAGCTCCAGAGTGAGAACCATCTTAACCAAGTTCACACTGATTTGGTTTCTAGAAGAGTCTAGGATTTCTAACCCCAATTTAGGCCACAGAGAGCCAGGACCCAGACTCCAAGAGGAAAAGGACTGAAGACCAATATCGACATAAACAATTTGGGTACACACTTCTCCCCCATTTCCTGTGTCAGTGGTCTTTAACCTTGGGGCCATGAATCCTCTGAAGGTAAagatgtgtacatatgtatatttctCAATCATCTCAAAACTGTTTAGAACCACTGACTGGTCTACATCTTTGTTGCCTCCTTGAAGTTTATAAAGAATCCCCAATATGGTTCTgtcttaaatgtttttacatgGGCCATTGCCTGGTCCAGACATGAGCTCACCATATGGTCTTGAACTAGGCCCTTAACATTTTTGTACCTCATTTGCCTCATCTAAAAAAATGCagttaataaataatttagtGCCTCCTATTTAAAGCATGTGTTGGACTGAAACAAAGAAGGGGAATCAGGTGTACTGTCATGTCCCCTCTGGGCACAGTGGCCAGTAAACCTCAGCCCCTCCCACAGCCTCTGATTCAGACTGTCTATACAGGTGACACTGGAGACAGGGAAGTGAGGGGGTGGTGGACTCCAGGAGCCCACAGGCTCTCCAGAGGCACCTGCTCCCAGGGAATGGGGTGAGCCACATTCTGCACCATTCAGCTTTATCAGAGCCACTGCCCTGTAATATGAAGATGGGCCAGTAGAGTGAATCAGAAGAGTCTGGGAACTTTTATGATCTGAACAAAGGAGATAGTTATTTGatgggaaaggggggggggggggacatgtcCTGCACACACCTGACTCTTTTGCGCTGATCCTGTGTAATTATACCCTGGCTCCAAATGACAGCtgcagaaatttaaaatcttaaatctcAGATGGCATTCAATCAGATTAGCCCCAGTCTTGCTGAAGGGCTGGGGATGGTTACAGAAACTATTTAGTCACCTAATCTTAAGATTTAGAGTGAGACAATATCCCCAAAGCTGTCCAGGCTACAACCCCAGATACTGAACCACTAAGGTTGATTTTTGAGGATTCAGACCCCAAAATACTCCCACTCTGCACCTAGGAAAAGATAGGCTTTCTAAGGTCATTCAGCCACCTGGCTAGGCCACTGCCACCCACAGAAGACAGAAGACTAAGTGGATTATAAATCATAACCTAATCAAGGAGGAAGagaccctctcccccactctccgtACAGACATGCATCCACATACTTACAAAGTCATATAGATGCCTGGGCAAATCATTTATGACCACATTTACAGTATCACAGAATATCAAAGCTGCATTGGACCTGGATTGACTTCTAGTCTACCTTTgctattttaaagatgatgaaCCTGAGGCCAGAAAGATTCAGGggcttgcctgaagtcacacctCTTGTTTGGAACAGAGCCAAATCTTTGGGCATCTGTGTAGTCTACTGCATCCCAGTGATTAGAAAACCATAAGAAAAGAGAGTGCTGGGGGGAGAGTAGAGATGAAACAAGAACTGAGAGAACTGAGAATGCTTTGTGAGGGATTTAAGTCCTGAATAGATTCAGATGACACTAACATTCTATAAGTAGTCTGATGGCTCTAAGAGTTGGTGCATAAGTTCTCGAATTTATTCCTCACAAGGAATCTGTGAAATAATGTTGTCCCTTCTCAACAAGAGGAAATTAAGGCTCTGAGAGGCTAAGTAGTTTATCCAGTATTACACATACTCTGTAATTGAGTCAACTCCAGGTCAGGGGGGGTCCTGAATCCAGTTCTTTTCCCATGCATCGCCAAAGCTTGTCTTTGACTCTGAGGAGCTGACATGACCAGTGAGTAGGTACTTAAATGAGGGAGTGCTAAGTGggattttacttcttcatttgaGACTTCCAAGATCTTCAGAAATTGGAAaggtgtattaattttctattgctgctgtaacaagttaccgtaactttagtggcttaaaataacataagtatatattattttagagTTCTGGAAGCCCAAAGTCTGACACAGGTCTCTCTGAGCTAAAACCAAAATGCCAACAGGACTCTATCTCCTTCTGTAGGCTCTAAGGAGGAATCTGTTCgcttgcctttcccagcttctagaggttgTCCACATTCCTGGTGCCTGgtctccatcttcaaaaccaacaATAGCCAATCTTTCTCACATCACATCACTGTGAAACTGACTCTTCTGCCCCCTTTTACACATTGAAGGGCCCTTGTGATTACATCGGACCCACTTCAATGTCATCAGCTCACTGTGAGGCAGAGACAGTCCTTTGAGAGGTTGAACTCTGGCCTCTTCCTAACCGCATTACCTCCTCCATGAGAACATGGCCTGCTTTCTTCATTGTTATACATATCCCTATTTGGTCTCCTCCTGAGTCTCAGCCAAAGATACAGAAATGCATGGGGCACAAGCAAGGTCACCTTGTGCATCCTATTGTAGAGAACTTCTGGAAATCTcaaccaagcaggctctgcccccagcctcccacccacCACTTTCTTGAGTCAGCCCCAGGCTCTCCTCTCAGTTGGGTTCTAGCAGCAGTCCTTCTTCCAGGCACCTGCAATATCTTTGCCTGCCCTCCTTGCCTACTAATTCTTACTGTCCAGCAAAACACAGAGCAGACATCTCCCTCAGGAGCCTTCCAGGACCTTCCAGCTATCCAAGACTCATAAAAGGGCCTTCTTCTCAAGCATGGGGGCTTACTTTTGCCAATATTCTCCATGAGTCCACAGTCTCAGAACTATGAATGACTCCAAGCAGAGCCATGAATGACTAaagggatgaataaataaacccagTGATGGAGAATTTCTTGTCTCTTAGAACTCCAGAGAGTCATCTTGTTTCTTAGACAACATTTCATACAAAAGATGGAGGAgatgaagagggaaaggagaaatggaaaaaggagatgaaaaaagagaagaaagaaaaggaggaaccCCTTACCCCCCATCCTATACTTGATCACCCAGTTCCCAGATTCTCCAAATGACCATGCCCCTTCAGATATACCCATGGATCTTCCAAATCCCTCTCCTCATCCTGCATAGCTCCACTCACACCCCAGTCCCCAGCAGATCATGTGCCTCACAATAACATCAGCATGATTCTCCTAGGCCTACCTCCAACCCCTCCCACCCTGGGCATCTGCCTCTTACAGGACACTGAGCGGGCCCATGCTGGTGCTACATCAATCCTCTCTGCACAAGTCCTAAAGACCAAAATGTCACCTGATCTTCCTCAGCTcaccttttaaaaactattttggggATCAAGCATGCAAAAATTGTATAAACCTTTAAAGGAAACTCTGATTTTAGCCAAACACTTTTTCTTAGGAAATGACCTAAACATACTTCTTCAAGTTAGAGGGGCCCATCATCTTTAAGTCCCTGGTGTTTTATCAACTTTAGCAAACAAGAAAAAGGCCTCAATTTGTGCTCTAGGGGCttctttcataaaaacaaattttttttcatcctctAATACATGAGATCCTCCTCTACTCCAGCTGTCTCCTACATTTACCTTAATTATTCCTTAATTAATGCATTCACTGCATTAATAGTCATTAATCTTCCATTTTCTAGCCCCTACCCTCTAGAAACCTACAACTGAGGTAGCAATAAGATCTTGTATTTAAATAAGTAGGATTCCCAATAACTATAGCAAATATCATATAAATAGCACCAACAATAACCAGTATGGGAGTTCAGAAGGAGGtaaatttgtttcttgtttaGATTAATCAGCAAAGGCTCTTGGAAGGGGTGGACTTGAATTCAGCCTTGCAGTATGCTTAGGGTTTCACaagtcacagagagagagggcacccAAGACAAAAGTGGCAGCTCACACCGAGGTTTGGATGTAGAGAAAACTGGGTGTGTTTGCTTTTACACTTTTCCTTTCATCCCCCTGGCTTTTATTGACCTGAGTTCTGAGAAGGCAAGGAGGCAGACCAACCTTGCCATATCCTGTTTTCTTGGTCACTGTGAAAACTCTGTAAATCCACTTTTAGaaatgacataaataaaaattaagaagatgAAGATTAcctgtcttctccttttcctcttctccttcaccCTACAAGTAACAAATGAGTCCAATTTCTCTCAAGCCTTCTATGAGGGAAAATCACTCTCTTCAGGAGGCTGTAGGGCCTTTGTGCACTTGAAACCACAAGACAACCCATCTTCTTTGGGTCAGGAAGTGTGACTTTCCAGGCCCAATGAAGAGGTATCCAGAGGAAATGTCCGAAATAGGCCATACATGTCCTTGACACAGACAGACCCTAGGCCTTAGACATAAATCTCCCCATTGATGAAAGCAAGATGAATAAGGTGGATCTTATCTCTCACCACATCCTGAACCAGTTTGGACAGACAAGGAACCCAATACCAGTTTAACAGACTGAGATAACGTTTTATGAACATTCTTTTGCTGCTACCTTTAATGAGAGAGATCTAAGAGGAGCCCCTCCCTGCTGAGGTCTGGTGAGGACCCAGAGGCCCACATGGAGGCTGATTAACAGGCATCCCAAGCAGTGACTCAAACCATGGGCAATTTCAGAGGAAGCTCGTTATGGTGACTCCACAATTAGAACATTGTCCCACGTGACCAGTCAGTTCTGTAGGAGGCAGGACCAGGCACTATATAAAAGCCCCTACCTTGTCGGGCCCTGCAATCCACATCCTTTGTGGAGTCTTGTTGAAGACAGGTAAGTGGAGACAtctgtgccctctctccctctcacttcctGCTCTACCTTGAGGCTGTCCTCTTCCTCCATTGGGCTTTATACTTTCCACTGATTTTTAGTGGTTTGCCACTTCCTGGGACTTCCACTCCATCCTGTGTATTCCATTTAGTATCCTGCAtctgattttcaaaaagaaattgtcaaatagaagagaagggaaaaccTCTGGTAGAACTGTGGTGTCAGGTAGAATTGGGCTATGGGTATCCAGACAAGAGCTATGAGAATATTCCCAGTTAGGAGATGGGTGTCAGAGGGAGCTGACGTAgggatagaaaagagaaaagaataaaaaacagcaaacaaatagGTTATTAGGGTTAGTGATCAAttactccccatttccctctacTAACCCTTCATTTCCCAGTTCCCAGCCTGATATTGTTAATGCAATTAATTTCAAATCTTGTGTTTGTTTCAGGTTCTGCTACCTATCCTAAGATGTCCCTTAATGAACAGCAGTGCAAGCAGCCATGTGTGCCTCCTCCATGTCTTCAAAAGTCCCAAGAGCAGTGCCAGGCAAATGCTGAGGAAGTGTGCCTTCCCCCATGCCAGGACCCCTGCCAGGAGAAGTGCCCAGTGCAAGTTCAGGAGGTTTGTCTTCCTCAGTGCCAGGGATTATGCCAAGAAAGTTGCCCACAGCAAAGCCAAGACCAATGCCCATCTCAGTGTGTGGAGCCATGCCAGGAGCTATCTCAGACAAAATGTGTGGAAGTTTGTCCACAGAAAGTCCAGGAGAAGTGCTTGCCCCCTGGCAAGGGAAATTAACTTCTCATAATGCCATCTGGGGTCAagaagatggccaacagatgaaAACCCAACCCAAGCTCATGCTATGGTAGCCTTCACCTGTGGATACCTCTGTGTGCACCTTGTTCTTGCCTCCTGGTTTCCTCAGTATTCCAGGACCGGGTCTGTTGTCTCTGAAGAcatttctctctgtatttcatcAATCTTTGTGAATAAGTATTGTTCACAGCAGTCTAATAGAAGGTTGCCATCATAGGAATAGTGCAGTTATAAGGGGAGACCACAGAAGCCTAGTTCAGCTCCCTTGGGGCACAAACTCACCCAGCTTTGAGTGTGTAACAGCCAAGGGTGCTTTCGTTCCTCATTCAGAGTATCAGCCTCTCACTCAAGCCTCAAAAAAAGCTGAAATTTGATGGACCTTGTAcgatcaccaccaccaccaccaccaccatgaatACGGAGAAGAGGTTGGTGgcactacagaaataaaaaattgaatcatTTAGTCTCTGCATTctaaaaaggaacagcaaattaTTGGACATTGGAATGTtagttctgcttttaaaaataaaaaaaatacatatgtaaatggTTGAATCTAAACAGGACAGATGAGATAGGATGTCTGGGATCCTGGTTGATCTTTGTGCTTGATGTCTGGTCTGCTTTGGACCCTGTAATTTCACGTACATTCTTTAGACATGTGATTTGTGTCTGTGTGGTGCAGCCTAGTCTTCTCTTCAGCTTCATTGCTTTCTTCTCCCTTGTGAaggtaaaatacagaataaagCTGATCCCAAGGCTGATGTCTGACTTAATGTGTGCTCTTTCCTTCCCACCACCCAATCACAGGCCATCCTTGTGATGATTTTGTTCCCCCTTTTATGGACAATATGGAGTAGGAATGAGAAAGAGACCTTACAGAAGCATAGAACAACAATGTTGACAGAGGCTCCATGACAGAGGATCACCTGgactcctccaccctcccccacaacACATCGTGGGCTCATCTATACACACACTTCACACCTGGGAGAATCCAACAGGGCCTGGGACCTGTCCTCAGAACTTTAGGTCCAGAATTCTTGCTACTATGGGTTCTCTCCTCTCTGATACTTGCCTtcagaagaaaggtctcagatggGGATGAGGAGAGTTGTATGGAAGAAGGGGTCCCAAGTGAATCCATGACACCTTATAAACATAGCATCCTTGTCAGAAGCAAGAATTAAGCATGCCTCTGAGATAGAGTCTGAGATAGAGAAATTGTCTGCCCTGCGACCCCAGTTTTAAGAAGAGCCAAGTCAGCCCAGGTCACCTCCCTGCCCCATGTAGTCCACTTCCCCTTACTGAAAGGGTCCAGCAGAAGCAAGACATATGAAAGAATACATAGATGCTTCCTCAGTGGTGCCCCAAGGTCTAACTTGGACCCTTATGTCAAGGGCCAGTCTCCTGAGAGCTAAAGGAGCCCCTCACTCACCCTCCTAGGCCCCTCTTCTGAGTCAGCCCATAGGGGTGTGCCCAGTGGAGAGCTGCTTGGCTGACCTGAGGGTCTTGCAGCACTGGAGTCAACCCAGTCTCTTAATCTTAGAGATTTTCTAAGGCAAGAAATGAGGGGTCATGGGGCAACTTGGGGAAAGATTTCAAACAGCAACACAAAGCCCTGAGGACTGCCTGAGTCTGCAGATGTCAAAAATGGACCCTGATCCCTGTGCACATTCTCGGAGGGAATCCTGGAAGCAGGGTTCATGTGTTGCCCTTTTATTAGGGAACTGGTCTGGCCTCACAAAGCAAGTAAGTGGTGAAGTCAAGATTCTAACTGGAGTCCTTCTTGACTCCAGAACAGAGCTCTTACTCGCATGAAGTGCCTATGGCACACAGGAAAGATTTCTGGAGCTGTctgcacattcattcatttattcatccacctACCAAGTGCCACGTGCTATGCCAGGTGCTGGAGAACAGACAGGCAGCATCCCTGCGCAGGGCTAGAGAGCTTCTTTCCACAATCCACAGAGGGCCTCTCCAAAACCTGGATATCCCAAGTCCCTGAACATCTCCAGATGCCTGAATCACagggtttttttggggttttttttttttttttttttttttttttttttttttgcctctctacTTGGTTGGAATaagttttctcttccattttccaacTTTGGAATAAGACTGTGTTCCCTCAGAGCCACAACCTACAAAGAGGCACCAGAGAACCTTCCTAGCAATAGCGTCCCTGACTGGGCTGAGGGAGGTTCATGACACTTCTCCAGCCTAGCTGAAGACCAAGAAACGTCTTTGTCCTCCAGCACTAAAAGAGTGCACCCATTGGAGTCCAAGATGGGACACTAAGATGTCAAGAGGAAGCATGGGGCTGACAAGCAGAGAGCCCAGCAATATCAAAGAAAGGACAGCCCTATGATTATATGAGAGGCCTCAGTAGATGGTAAGGAGAAAACCCTACAGATTATACATGAGAGAACAAGCAAGCCTTCATCAAACTCTGCCATGAAAACCACCACACCTTTCTCATGCTCACAGAGCTCTGACCTAGGCCCTACCCACACTGTTACTTTGGGGTCAGGACCCTAATGACATAGACCTGGACATGGGACAGCTAGGACCCACCTCTTTGTATCTGTGCTGAAGctttcagaaagagggagagggatatCACCAAGGA is a genomic window containing:
- the PRR9 gene encoding proline-rich protein 9, yielding MSLNEQQCKQPCVPPPCLQKSQEQCQANAEEVCLPPCQDPCQEKCPVQVQEVCLPQCQGLCQESCPQQSQDQCPSQCVEPCQELSQTKCVEVCPQKVQEKCLPPGKGN